The region CGGCGCTGCCCCCCTGGTGAATAAACCGGTGCAGCTCGTCCATCAGCTGTAGCTGCTGGGCGGTGATGTAGGAGCGCTGCCCAACTTTTTGAGGCACAACCTTTAAGTCCTGCATGCGCTTATACACGGCGCTGCGGGCCAGACTATAGCGGTCTTGCAGCTGACTGACTGGATACCGATCAATTTCTCCAGGGTTCATCGCTATCCTCTGGACAATCCTCAGGATGTTGCCTCAGTATCGCCTAAAAACCTGTCTCCTGGACAGTCCTGAGGATGCTTTTTCACAAAAACGCGCCTTTACCGAGGCCCCAGGCTGTTTTTGAGTTTTGCTACGCGCTGTTGGGGCAGCTGGATTCAACTCCCACGGGCTGAATTCAAAAAATCCGCTGGACTGTAAAAACTCTTTTCCTACCCGAGCTTTGGCAGGCAGAGCGCTAAATTTATAGTTTTATAGGGTTAACCCTGGCGAGGTTTGACCCATGAGCACAGCGTACTACTCTTGGAACGTGCAGGCCCTGGTTGAGTGGCTGAAGCTAGAGCTAAATCACCACAAGAGTTCTAGAGACTTGTCAACAGCCTTGCAGGTGCATCCCACCATTCTGAGCCACTGGCTCCAGGCATCTTTGCCCACGATTACACTGCAAGATATTCGCTGCATTGCTCAATATCGGGGCTGGAGCGTGCGCCAAACCCTGCGCTGGCTAGAACTTCAGCCAGCCCACGTCGATGCCCTGATTGTGGCAGATCCCCTGGCCTATCGAGTGAGCTGGAGCGATGCCAAGGCCATCTGGTTTGGCCCACCAGCGGCCTAGGGGCGATCGCTACAGCCCGCATTTTTCCTGCTGACGGGCGATCGCCCCTTGCAGCTGCGGCGTCATGCCCAGCGCTGCCCCATCGTAGAGCCGCTGAAACTCGCGCTCAAAGTGGGCCGCCACCGTGGCATTGCGAATTACCAGCAAATTTTCGTCGTTGGTGGTATTGGCGGCCTGGCTCCAGTTTTGTGAGCCGACCAGCACAGTGGTTTGATCGAGCACCGCAAACTTGTGGTGCAGCTTGTCGCCGGGGGGTAAACCGGGTACCCCTACCGTCGTCACCGGGTTGGCCCAGGGCACGCTGCTGTCGCGCTTGCAGTTGTGGTCGGGCAGGGTGAGACCCAGCATATCCAGCCCTTCGCTGTAGCTGCGGTAGGCAAAGCCGGGGTCAATCAGGGTCTTGATGCGCACCCCCCGGTGGGCCACAGGCCGCAGCTGGTCGCTGATGGCCTGTTCAGAAAATACAAACAGCGCCAGGTGTACGCTCTGGGTGGCCTGGCCCAGGGTTTTAGCAATTAACCCGTTGACGCTCTCGGGCCAGGGCTTAGTCTTGGAGGTGGGCGAAAACTGCACCTCCAGCACCGAGCCGGGGGGCGAGACCAGCGCTGAAGGGCGGTGGGGTTTTTGCAGGCCAAATCGGCTGTTGGGGGCACCGCCGGGGCCATCGCCCCACATCAGGTCAAACTCCTGCTGAAATCGCTGGGCCAAGGGCTGGCTGTCAATTACCAGCATGCTGTTGGCGTTGCCGCGGCTATCGGGGTCGTTAAAGTCGCCGTGGATGCAGCTCAGCGTCCAGTTGGTCGAACCCGTCAGCACGGTGCGGCCATCGACCACCATAAATTTGTGGTGCATCAGGCCGCTGCCCTTGCTGCCGTCGGCGGTGTCGTCGAGCAGGGGAATGCTGGCCCCTGCCAGGATGGTGAGGGCATCGCGATCGCGCAACTCTGCCTCACTCAGCACACCATCCTGGTTGGCATCAATAAAGTCAAACTGGTCGCTGGCCTTATCTTGGTGGTGCTCGTCGAGCTGGGCGATCGCCGCCGGGTTACCCCGCTTTGCCATCGGGGTGCTGTAGGTGTTTTCGACAATCACCCGCACTGGTATCCCCGCCGCCTGCTTGGCCGCCAGGGCATGGGCGATGCCCGGCAGCGCGAACTCGTGGACGGCGATGTCGATGGAGACCTGGGCCAGGGCGATCGCCTCCACCACCACCTGCTCGAGGTCATCGCCGTGGCGGGTGATCTGGCGGTAGGGGTCGGTGTAGACCGCCGCCTGGTTCTGGTTAAAGTACGCTTGGATGTAGGGGTCTTGGGGCAGCGGCGTGAGGGTGGGCAGCGTTGCCTCGCTGCGAAACTGGCTGCTAACTCCCACAAACAGCAGCAGCCCCAGCCCAAAGCCGATCCCCCAGCGCACCCAGGGAACCCTACCCCGAGAAGACCGAGCTCGAGAAGACGGAGATAGATGCACAGGCTTTGAAAAAACTTCGATGGGTTTAGGAATCCCATTCGGGGCGATCGGCTAACGGTGAGATCGCCGCTGGCCAAGGTCAGGCAAAATGCCCAGCCGATCAGCCGTAATCGCAGCAAATTCTCATTTCTCAGCGCCTTCCAGGGCAAGACCATTGACCCCTAACCACGAGAGCCAAACCATGCAAATCTGGGTGGATGCCGATGCTTGCCCCAACGTGATCAAAGAGATTTTGTTTCGAGCGGCCAAACGAGTTGCGATCAAAACCACCCTGGTGGCCAACCAGGAACTCCAGATTCCCGGTTCCCCCTATATCGAGTCTGTGCTGGTGCGATCGGGCCTAGACGTAGCCGATAGCTACATCGTGCAGCACCTCCAGCCCCAGGATCTAGTCATCACCGCCGACCTGCCCCTGGCCGCCGCCGCCATTGAAAAAGGGGCCTATGCCCTCAACCCCCGCGGCGAATTTTATGACTCGGGCAATATTCGCGAGCGTCTATCAATGCGCAATTTCTTAACCGAGCTGCGCAGCGGCGGTATCGATACCGGTGGGCCAGCGCCCTTTAGCCAGCGCGACACCGCCGCCTTCGCCAACCAGCTAGACCGCTTTCTCACAAAGCACCTAGGCTAACCCCATCTCCCCCACTCTCCCCATCCCCCATGTCCTACGACGCTCTATTCACGCAGATCTCCGACCTTGTCCTGTGCCATTCCCCCAGCGGCGCAGAGGACGAAATCAATCAAAACCTAAGCGATGCTCTGGGCTCTCTGGGGGTCGAGCACTGGCGCGATGAAGCCGACAACATAATCGCCAAAATTCCCGGCCGC is a window of Nodosilinea sp. PGN35 DNA encoding:
- a CDS encoding phospholipase D-like domain-containing protein, producing MRWGIGFGLGLLLFVGVSSQFRSEATLPTLTPLPQDPYIQAYFNQNQAAVYTDPYRQITRHGDDLEQVVVEAIALAQVSIDIAVHEFALPGIAHALAAKQAAGIPVRVIVENTYSTPMAKRGNPAAIAQLDEHHQDKASDQFDFIDANQDGVLSEAELRDRDALTILAGASIPLLDDTADGSKGSGLMHHKFMVVDGRTVLTGSTNWTLSCIHGDFNDPDSRGNANSMLVIDSQPLAQRFQQEFDLMWGDGPGGAPNSRFGLQKPHRPSALVSPPGSVLEVQFSPTSKTKPWPESVNGLIAKTLGQATQSVHLALFVFSEQAISDQLRPVAHRGVRIKTLIDPGFAYRSYSEGLDMLGLTLPDHNCKRDSSVPWANPVTTVGVPGLPPGDKLHHKFAVLDQTTVLVGSQNWSQAANTTNDENLLVIRNATVAAHFEREFQRLYDGAALGMTPQLQGAIARQQEKCGL
- a CDS encoding YaiI/YqxD family protein, whose translation is MQIWVDADACPNVIKEILFRAAKRVAIKTTLVANQELQIPGSPYIESVLVRSGLDVADSYIVQHLQPQDLVITADLPLAAAAIEKGAYALNPRGEFYDSGNIRERLSMRNFLTELRSGGIDTGGPAPFSQRDTAAFANQLDRFLTKHLG